The Chloroflexota bacterium genomic interval ACCGTTCGCTGTGGAGCGGCTTCCCGCTGACGCGGGCGCGCCCCCAACACGGCTACCGGACACTGTTCGAGGTCAACGGTCTGCCAAGCGTCGAGCTCAAGTACCACTACCCCGGCCTGCGCGACAGCCCGCTGTTGACCAAGATTCGCGAGCAGGAGTTGGCCACACTGGCAACGTCCGATGCCGTCATCTGCCCGTCCGACGTGACGCGCGCGTACCTGACGAGCCTGGGCGTGCCGCGCGCGCGCATCACCGTCATCCCGAACGGCGTCAGCGCGCGCGACTTCCTCCCGACGCCGCTGCCCGACGACGACGGCCACGTGCCGGTTATCCTCTATGTGGGCACGCTGGCCGACTGGCAGGGGCTGGAACTGCTGATCAACGCGATGCCGAAGGTGCTGGAGCGCCACCCGGCGCGCCTGCGCATCGTGGGGCGCGGGCGCGGCCGCCAGCGCAAGGCGCTGGCCAAACAGGTGCGCAAGCTGGGGCTGGAGCCACACATCAGCATTGAGCCGGCCGTGCCGCACCATGCCGTCCCCGCGCTGATCGCCGCATCGGACATCTGCGTGGCGCCGCTGGCGCTGAACGACCGCAACGTGACGCAGGGCTGCTGCCCGCTCAAGGTGATCGAGTATATGGCGTCGGGGCGGCCGTTGGTCGCGGCCAACCTGCCGGTCGTGCGCGAGCTGGCGCGCGAGGACATCGACGCGCTCTTCTTCGCGCCCGATGACCCGGACGATCTGGCGCGGCAACTGGTGCGCGCCGCCAGCGATCGGGTGCTGGCCCAGCAGATGGCAACCCACGCCGCCGAACGCGCACATACACGACTGACCTGGCACGAAGCGCAGAAGAAGCTATTGCGGGTGTATGAACGACTAGCGACTAGCAGCTAGTGACTAGTCGCTAGTCGTTTGTAGATGCGGAGATTGGCTTCTAACTCATTCGCGGGTGCATAGCGCTGCAGGATTGTCGCGCGCGCGGCGAAGCCGAGGCGGGCGCGCTCGGCGTCCGAGTCGAGCAGGGCATCGATGGCAGCCGCCAGCGCGTCCACGTCGCCGGGCGGCACCAGCCGGCCGTTCTCGCCGTCGCTGAGCGCATCGGGGATGCCGCCGACCCGCGCTCCAACGACCGCGCAGCCGCACGCCATGCCTTCGAGCAGCGC includes:
- a CDS encoding glycosyltransferase family 4 protein — translated: MPRVFYSAFDLVPSPKGASTHITYFVRGLVAAGYGVHLLTAGDGSLPAEDTYEGATVARVPPPASDANFLAHAIAFGQFALAHVESAPPYDVVHYRSLWSGFPLTRARPQHGYRTLFEVNGLPSVELKYHYPGLRDSPLLTKIREQELATLATSDAVICPSDVTRAYLTSLGVPRARITVIPNGVSARDFLPTPLPDDDGHVPVILYVGTLADWQGLELLINAMPKVLERHPARLRIVGRGRGRQRKALAKQVRKLGLEPHISIEPAVPHHAVPALIAASDICVAPLALNDRNVTQGCCPLKVIEYMASGRPLVAANLPVVRELAREDIDALFFAPDDPDDLARQLVRAASDRVLAQQMATHAAERAHTRLTWHEAQKKLLRVYERLATSS